Genomic window (Flavobacteriales bacterium):
TAACAATATCAAACTCTGGAATATCATATTGAACAAGCTGTTCGTTATCGGAATCTAAAGAACGGCGGCTTAAAATTCCTCCAAAAATTTTAGGGTGTAAGGTTTTCACCCTTCCGCCTAATATAGAGGGGTATGACGTTAAATCTTCAACTCTGTTGACTTCAACGTTTAAGTCTTCTATAAATTTCTGTGTGCCCCCAGTAGAGTATATGTTAACTCCTAATCTATTGAGTTGTTCAACTATTGGTGCTAGACCGTCTTTATAAAAGACAGAAATTAAAGCGTTTTTTGGCTGTATGTGCTTGTCCATTAATTAGATGTGTTTCCATGCAATATTACCTATTTACTCACTTACTATCAACCACTATTAAAAGGTTTTGCTTGTTTGTTGATAACTTTCAAGTCGTTTAAAAAATCCTATCTTTAACCATCCATTTGTGAGTATGATTTTACTACGTATTTTTTTAGAAAGTTTTCGTTTTGCTTGGCATGCTATTATTAGCAATAAGCTAAGAACGTTTTTGTCTTTGCTAGGTGTTACTATCGGTATTTTGGCAGTCATTACGGTATTTACTATTGTAGATTCTTTGGAAAAAAATGTGCGTGATAGCATTAATAAGTTAGGTAGTGATGTCTTGTACATTCAGAAATGGCCTTGGGGAGCAAGTGACGGTGGCGAATATAAATGGTGGGATTTTATGAGCAGACCTGAGGTCAAATTGGATGAGATGAAGAAGTTGGCAGCTAAATCCAAAAAAGCGGAAGCTATAGCCTTTATGAATAGCGCTAACAGAACCCTAAAGTATTCGAATAATAGTATTGAAGGTGTGGGGGTTATGGCTGTAACCTACGATTGGAAATCTATACGTAGTTTTGATTTGGATTATGGTAGATATTTTACCGAACAAGAAATAGTAGGTTCTAAAAATTATGTCATTTTGGGACATACTGTCGCTTTGGCTTTACTCAATAATTTGGATAATATTGGCGAGGTCATAAAAATAAGAGGTGAAAAAGCTGTTGTGATAGGTGTTTTTTCTAAAGAAGGTGAAGACATAACGGGTAATTCTTTGGACGATGCGGTGGTTATACCTGTAACTTTCGGACAGAAAATCATGAACAAAAGAAGAAGTAATCCGACTATTATTGCCAAGTCCAAAAGGGATGTTTCTAACGAAGAGCTCAAGTATGAACTGACAGGATTAATGCGCTCAATTAGAAGGCTTAAGCCTAAAATGCCTGATAACTTTGCTATGAATGAAATCAGTTTGATTAGTAGTCAGCTAGACGGTTTATTTTCTATCATTGGACTAGCCGGTTGGATTATAGGAGGCTTTTCTATTTTGGTAGGGGGCTTTGGAATAGCTAATATTATGTTCGTTTCTGTTAAAGAAAGAACTAAACAGATTGGTATTCAAAAGTCGCTTGGTGCTAAGAACAATTTTATTCTTTATCAATTTCTATTTGAATCCGTTTTCCTTTGTTTAATAGGTGGTGTTTTAGGACTGACTTTGGTCTTTATGCTTACTCAATTTGTAACCAATTTTTTAGATTTTTCTATTGACTTAACCTTTGAGAATATTGCCCTTGGATTGAGTGTTTCTGCTATTATAGGTGTCGTTTCAGGAATTGTACCAGCCTTATCGGCTTCTAAGCTCGATCCTGTAGAGGCTA
Coding sequences:
- a CDS encoding ABC transporter permease, which produces MILLRIFLESFRFAWHAIISNKLRTFLSLLGVTIGILAVITVFTIVDSLEKNVRDSINKLGSDVLYIQKWPWGASDGGEYKWWDFMSRPEVKLDEMKKLAAKSKKAEAIAFMNSANRTLKYSNNSIEGVGVMAVTYDWKSIRSFDLDYGRYFTEQEIVGSKNYVILGHTVALALLNNLDNIGEVIKIRGEKAVVIGVFSKEGEDITGNSLDDAVVIPVTFGQKIMNKRRSNPTIIAKSKRDVSNEELKYELTGLMRSIRRLKPKMPDNFAMNEISLISSQLDGLFSIIGLAGWIIGGFSILVGGFGIANIMFVSVKERTKQIGIQKSLGAKNNFILYQFLFESVFLCLIGGVLGLTLVFMLTQFVTNFLDFSIDLTFENIALGLSVSAIIGVVSGIVPALSASKLDPVEAIRR